A stretch of DNA from Cygnus atratus isolate AKBS03 ecotype Queensland, Australia chromosome 9, CAtr_DNAZoo_HiC_assembly, whole genome shotgun sequence:
ACTTGAGCACAAAGCCCCGCATGCAGCTCTTTGCAGCATGGCTTTTGGGTTTCACAGTTCCCTGCCTGTAGGAGAAGGGACTGAGGAGCTGATGGGAAGGCATTGGGTCCTGGGTGCATGGAGCGTGGGGGCTTTGCCACGCTGTAATCTAAATGCAGATGTCAGACAGAGAGAGCTGCTGTGTAAATAACATCCCCCGTGATATGAGATACGTCATTTGTAATGAAGCTATGAAAGCTGCAACTGAGCAAGACGTGCTGTCTGGGAAGGGAGGCATCAGATAAAGTGGCAACTCAGTTaacaggagcaggctggggcGAGCGAGCCACGCCGCAGGGCTGGAGTGCATTGCAAAAGCCAGGCTGCTCGCAGGCAGCTGGCACCCTGCACCCTCCTGGCCTCCAGGAGGCACCAGGGGCAGAGAagtggggaggaagaaagaccCCGAGCCTGCCAGGGGCTTGGTGGGTGTAGGCTGGGCACTCATGGGCCACTTGTGCTGGCTGGGGACTCTGCTTTTGGAAGACACTTTGGGGAAACACCAGCTGGGTGTCAGACACAGCTTATAGCATGGCACATTTAACTCTAATGatcatgtaaatatatatgcatactgTATATATAGTCCTTCTGCTGGGCTGGAATCACGCTTTTTTACGGTGTTCAGGATGGCCTCAGATAAAACAGTCACCAGGGAGCCGCTGCAGACAGACCGGCACTGAGCGAGCCTCTGCTGGCTGCGGCAGGGCTGATGGTTACAGAGcttgggctgctcctgctgaggcGCAGGCACCAGTTTCGTGTCTGGTGCTGCCAGGTGGAGGAACAAGGGGGAAGCTCCCCCTCGGCAAGGACGGGCATGGCTGGGGAGCTCATGCATAGGGAACGCAGCAGCAGTAATGCAACTCATGGCCCTGGCTCTATGGGGTAGCGTGAGtcagagcagggaagggatTACTCAAGGcctaaaagaaatagaaagcacAGTATTAATATCTAAGAATTACGTTAAATGGCTTGATAAGCAAATTATCCTCCCCACGTTacctgctgacagcagcagcatccctgtcTCCCCTGCAGAGAGATGCTGGCTGGAGCACCTTGCTCCATCCAGAAATGCTCCTGAGCAGTGCCTGGACTCAGTTTGTTCATGGACAAGTTGCCTGGGAAATGAGGTGCAGCCCCATGTAGCAcctcgctgctgctgggccGGGGCAGTTTTGGGGAGGGCACTGCACGGATGTGCAGCACAGCATGTCTCAGCTGGACGCGCGCTCCTTGGTTTGGTGCGGCGCGCACCAGTGGTTCTTTGGGGGCTCGCTGGCTCGTGACCACTTCACTTCGAAGCCAGGCTTCCTTGTGTACTTTTAGCAAAGTTCACACAATTCAGGTTTCTGGGCCAGGCACAATCTTTGATTCTGCGTTGCACTCAGCAGCTCTGCGAGGATGTAGCCTGTGGTTAAGTAAGGCGAGAGGCTGAAAGTGGTTCAATTTTGCAACAACAGCTGAGAACAAAGTACAGATTTTGCCACTTAAAACTGGGACAAAACAGGGCTGGAAGGCTTTTGTgggttaatttttttcccccattttctttttaacaccTAGTTGCCTTTTTTGAGCTGAATAAAATACCGTGTCCCTGACTGTTGACTCATGCCGGAACATTCCTATTCACATCCAAATGGCAAATCCaggacagggcagcagcagcctgtgcccaCCAGGAACCCCTGATGTGCCCAGGCAGCACAAGGCACGTGGCCAGGTGTTCATCTTCAAGGGTATGAGGAGGCTCCTCTGTCCACTGCTAGGGTTTTCTTCTTATCTTTTTCTACATCGCAGGTCCGTGCCTGGGGTAGACAGGGGTTGCACCAAGGCAAGCAGTAAATCCGAATTGAGCGTGGGCTCACACGGGTCTGGAGCTGGCACAGGGACTTGTGCTCTCTTCTACCCCAGGCTGATATGCAGACCATCTGTGCCTCGTGTCCTCCAGTCCTAGAAtcgttcaggttggaaaagacctctaagatcacccagcccaacctttaacctagtactgaagTCCACCACTGCTATtccatgctactaagttctgCATCTACTGGTTTCTTGAAGAaactccagggatggtgactcagccacttccctgggcagcctattgCAATGCCAGTAAATAAacctttcagtaaataaatttctcttaatatccaacctaaacctcccctggtgcaacttgaggccatttctccttgttttatcacttggtgcttgggagaagagcccaatccccaccttgctatagCCTGCTTTAAGGTGATTGTACAGcatgataaggtctcccctgagcccccttttctctaggctgaacaaccctggttccctcagctgctccttgtaagACCTGTTTTCTAGACCCCTCACCAATTCATCATCACTGCAACTGTTCTTGTGGCAACTCGGAGAACTGCTCTCCTGTGCTCTCCTTGCTTCACACATCTCTTGCCTTGCCCCCGGGCACCCTGGCTGGCCTCTGCAGATGCCATCGCCACAGAGGTGCTGGCTCCTCCCCAGGTGCTGTGCACCATCCAGCCCCTGGGCTGCATCCTCCACAGGACTGCAGGTGGCTTTtatgaggaaaaggctgtgaAGGAGGCTGTGAAATGAGGATGGGTCACCAGCATTCCCACTGTCCTCCTGCTGACCTGTAGGTGCTGCCTTGGGTGCATGTTGTGTGACAGCAGCCTCCATTTATGCCCGTAGCCTAGCAAAACCTGCTTTATAATTGGACCTCAAAGCTCTCAGCACGTTGCCCCAGTGGGCAAATCGCCGCTTGCTGTTCCCTTGTGCAGCCCTGTCCTGCTTGCTTGTGTCCCAGGGGTAAGGCAAGTGTGACCACTGCCGTCCCAACCTCCACGGCTGCCTCCCTTACGGGCAGCATACGGTCCGTATAGCAGTCTGAACTTTATATCGCCCCAAAGCCTTCGCTTGCAAACACTCAGGGCAGAAGACGCTGCAAGCCTCATTGTGCAATTTTCAGTtgcaagatgaagaaaacaagttctTCTTTTTAACAATTACCACACCGCTCTGTCAAGCCATTTCTCTGCCTCTGCGCTTCGGCTTCAGTTAGCAGCATTCCTCGGGGAGGGAGCGCACAACCTCGCTGCTGGTCACGGTGTTAGAGGCGGTGGCGAGAAGTTGCTTCAGTGCCGTAACGGCTGGAGGCAGCTGTGCCTGTCTCCCCTGATGCTGTTCCCTCTGGCTCTCGTGCTccagggccgggggctgcggggtccGTTGGAGGTCCCTGTGGGGTCCATGGGGTGTCCCATCCCGCAGCCAGCACCGGGCCCTGCTCCGATCCCTCTGCGTTTCCTTCGTTTGTTTTGCTGGAGCTGTCTGGGGGAAGCAGCGCATTGTTGTGTCTTCGGCTCGGTGGCTATTTACAGCAGGAGAATGCCGTTGTGGGGGAGGACAATGAAAAGCGAAATGCCTAAAATTCCCTGTCTGTGATGGGGTGCCTGCAGCGCGGAGGTGAGCACGGGCTGGTGGCTGCCCTAGTACTGCTGCAGGCGGGGGCAGGTTGCGGAGGCACAGGATGAGGcctccccggggagcagcagcagcacctgccacctccccagcaccctgcgtAGCTCCTGGGTTGCTCGGGGAACCCAGATGAGCACCTGGGACATCTTAACTTGGTTTGAAGCAGGTATCAGAGGACTTTTTTTCCGCCGTCCCCCTGGTTGCTGATTCTGGAGCTGAGGTGTcgggcagagcaggaggaaaccCAGCACCGGAGCgaggggcaggggagcagcgTGTCCCTGCGGCCGGGGGACAGGCCGTAGCTGGCAGGGGAGGCGGGCGGCTGCGTTCGCATCTCGCGCTGTTGTTTCGGAATTGTTAGCAGGGAGATTGAAGATGTAATAATGATAATTAAGCTAAATCGCGATCTTCCTACAGGAGTTAGTGAATTATTTCTATCAACTTTCCATCCTAATTCCCTTAACCCTTTGCTgcccagaggaggaggagcccTCGCAGACCTGGGCTGCCCACGCTGCGTGCAGGCAGTCCTTGCCTTCCTCGACAGTGcttgctgaagcagcagcagtggcagctcttCCTCAGCACGAAACTGGGATGTGAGATACGGCACCTGAGGTGCTGCCAGGGACAGGGAGCCAGAGCAAGCAGGGAAACTGGAGGGCAGCATGCGTCCtgcctgtggggctgggggaggcagagcccagctgcaggcagcactggcTGGAGAGGGCAGAGCGATGCGGAGCAGaggctgtgccagggctggattcaggcagcaggagggctcGCGGGTCCCTCTCAGCTCCTGAaggttcccctgcagcctggagggagctggagctgagctgctctgaggCCTGACGAGGGGCTGGGACTgtggcctgctctgctccccctgTAGCCAGAGCTCCAGGCAAGCACGATGCCTGCTGTCCCCCAGGGCTGAGGTGTCCCTGCCACCGTGATGTTTGGAGCCGGGGTGAGCCCAGAGCTCAGCGCCGTGGGACTCAAGCCCCgctctgagcacagcacagaggattgctgtcccccagcagcagcagcttcgGCACCATCGCTCCCCAGGAGCGCTGTCAGCTGCAATTAATGTCACCGTGTAGCTTGCTCACGCATCCCAGCAGACTGCCTGCAACTCCACGGTGCCATGGGAAGAGCCACGACTCCTGTCCTCACGTCCCCTGGGACAGCAGGCAGCCCACACCGGAGCGGGGACGTGACGCAGAGCGTGTCACCCCTCTGTgcggggaggtggcagggctggcagcagggggcAGGACACCAGATATCCCCATTTCGGAGCAGGGAGCACAGGAGGAGCTGCACAACCCCATTGCTgggggcagctccccagggTAGAGCTGACATCACGGAGAGGTGAGGACACGttggggcatggggacaggtCCATGATGTGCCAGCACCGGGACAGGGCCGTGGGATGGAGCTGAAGGGCTGAGCACACAGAGCATCTCTCAGGTcaggaaaagcattttgcagcctttctcctgccctcagcagcagcacagagcaccaTCCGGCTCATGACCAGATCCTGGTGGGTGCTGGGCAGCGCAGCCCAGAGCCTCACAGCCCCTTGCAGTGGCTCAGCACCTCGCAGAGCTGCAGCggcaggctgagggcaggatggggcccGTGCCCTTCCTTATGTAACCGttttcctggtgtttttgcAGCGCGCAGAGCTCCCACCGGCGAGGGGGATGTCATGTTTTTCCGAGCGCGTAACTCGGATCTCCCGCTGGCTTGAAGCAACACCCAGCCCACCCCCCCGCAGCTCGCCCACCTCGCGGGGCACGAACCAAGCTGCGGCCCCTTCCCGTCCCCCTGCGAGCCCAAGGTGTCACCTTCAGATGAACTGACCCGGCCTGGCCCCTGGCCCCACGCTGTCCCTGCCCTCGCATTCCTGTCCCCGAACATCATCCCCCCGGCAGGGCAGCGGGGCGGTGAGGGGCAGCGCTCTCGCAGCACACAGGCTCAGCAtcagccaggggctggggctgccttgCGAATGCTGGGCTTCGTCCTGGCTGCAGGAGAATCATCAGGAGAGGCAGGTTTTTCCACATCGACGGCTGGGTTAGGGGTTTTTTCCCCACTAAGTAATGGTGGGTTTGGTGTAATGGTCGAGAATTAGGCAATGGGCAGTGCTGGTGGCTTGGGGATGAGTGAGAGCGCTGGGGCAGGTCAGAtgctgtgctccagcacagCGCTGTGCGGGAAATCCTGCCTCCTTCCCGCTGCTCCTGGGGCCTCAAGGTGTGAGCTGAGGGTGGCTcgcagctggagctgggctcgGTGCAGGCTGCTGATGGTGTGCTGCAGAAGACATTAGGTTTTCACCGCTGCCCTGGGGACGTGCAGCCGGACATTGCACCTGGGAGCCCAAAGCAGCCCCGCCGGCAGCAATTCCTGCGGCATCGCCGCTGGCCAGGCACACGGGGTGTTTCCTGGACAGGTGTGACATTGAACTGAAAGGCACCAATGCTGAGCCTGAAGCAGTACCAGAGTCTGTGCTATAAGTCACTTCGCCACCTGGCTCACGCCACCCGGCCGCTGGCTAGTTTTTCTGGttgtaaatgatattttttcctgtcgGGGATGAGGAAGGCCTAAGGACTGGAGAAGGGCATGCTAAgggcagagaaaagcaagaggCTGCACGTGGGATCCTGCAAACACTTGCACGTTTGTGCAGCTCTCCTCAGCTCCATCCCTACGTGCAGGAGCAAGACACCAGCAAACACACGGAGTCCACAAGTGGCACTGGCAGCAAgtgctcttttttcccttaatctCTTGGTGTTCTGCCTGGGAGAACGGCGTGCTCTGATTAGCCATAGCGCATTTGGCAAAGCTCAGGCCTCTGGTGAGGGTGACTTGCCAAAGCACCGGCCCAGCGCGCCACCTCCTAGCCGGCAGCTGCCCCCTGTGTCACACACACCACACCTTTCCAGTGTGCCCGTCCAGCAGGACCATGGCCTTTCCTGCTGTTGTACCTGCTGCGGGTGCTGGCTGGCCAGCTCATCGCGCTGTCTGCGAGGCCAGGGCTGTGCGGAGCTCGGTGCTAAACCCCCCTGGGCTGCCCGACAGGCAGGGCACGGCTCGCCAtcccctggctgctgtgccCATGGGCAGGGGGGTGATTTATGCCAGCAAGGCTGGACTGGTAGTTTGGCAAACCTCTATTCCAACACTGGACTTCTCCCCGCATGGCCCAAACATACCGGCAGAGCATTTaggctgctttttctctcctttccgGGGATGTCCTTGGGAAATGGGTGCTGGGCCGGGGTGGCTGGctcctggggagcagagctgccgAGGCTGCCATGCTTTCTCGCAGCCCACACGCTGCAGCTGCGTCAGGGGCTGATTCACCCTCGCCAGCTGCGGAGCTGAGCTAGTGCTGACGGAGGGAGCCTGATCCGCAGGGGAATGCAAGGCTCTGCTGGGAGCGGGGAGCGGCCTCGGCAGGCGGCAGGGGCTGCGTGTCCCGCGGAGCCCTTCCCAAAGCCCTGCGCCGGGAGCACAGGCGTTTTCCCagggctgcctcctgccagcaggctcTGCGGCCCAGCAAGACGCTGCTTGTCTCAAAGGGAAACCATCGGCAGCTTCACCTGGACCTAGTACAGAGAGGGTCTCTCTCCTCACCCGAGGGAGATGCTCCTTCAGACTTGCTGCGCAGAAAATATAAtgacctttttcttcttctcacaTGCACTTGTTGGGGTTTGCAGGCCCGTGCTTGCTGCTAGGGCAGGGCAGTTGAGCGCACACGGATAGCCTCGCACGCTAGATCTGTGTGAGCTTTTTCAACGGTTCCAGTGCAAAAATATCACAAAGGGATTTGGACTCTACATTCGCACCTAATGAGCTGTGCTGGCCTCTTCCTCCCAAGGAAACTGCACGGTAGCCCGGCTAATGGCTCCGAGGGGAAATGCTTCAGGCCCTGCTTGCAACTCTCGCTGCTCGGGGAATTCTGCTTGCGGCGATGGCATGCGATAAAATCGCTTCCTTACTTTTGCAGACATGATGGCTCtcctggagaagggaaaggcaTTGACTGAGCTAATGCCATTAACCGCCTCTAAGCACACACGGAGGATGTAAAAGCAAACACCGCCGGGTCACTCAGCGGCTGGCGCGAGCTCGGAACAGCCCGTGACACTCCGGGCTTGCCCGGCTCTGCTCGCACCGCTGCACTTGAGTGACCTGCTCCCTGCGCTCCGCGACACACGGGCTGTGACAGCGGGGTCACGCACCACTTCCAGCACCCTGAAGGTCCCCCCTGAAGGGCGAGCAGCTCAGAATGGGGGAAAGCAGTGCAGGACTTTCCCTGCTGCATTtcacccccccccacctccaaaAGGTGCTCAGCCCTCTCCCCGGGATCTCCGTCTGCGCGGGCAGCCCCGCCGTGCCTCCCTCCTTACACTGACTCACAGTGAGGCGATTGTACAAGCTCCTCGCTGGTGCGGCGGCAGATTTTGCAATGTTTTAATGAGGTATTTACAGCTTCGGCGGCTGGCTCCTTGCACAAGGAGTCCGGGCTGGCCCCGGCAGCTGACGGACTCAGGAACGGCTGGGCCATGGGGTGACATTCCTGCACCTTGCCTGATTGCAGCACGGGGGAAAATATGGAGACATCAGAAATGCCAGATTAATTATCCCTTAATTGATACCTCCACTTGGGGACAAATGAAACCGGAACATCCCTACTGCCCTGTGAGCCTGCCACTTGCAAACAGATTGAGAGCTAAAAATACCACGGCAGTCCTGTGGCTAATCAACTTCACTGCTTACCCCAGCTGAGGTTATGAAATTGGCTCGGGCTGGCAGCGCAAGCAGCGAGGGTCCAGCGGTGGCTGcgtgctgcagcacccagctgcaaaCCTCACGGCAGCCCCAGAGTGCATGGCCGGGCCAGGGGCTGCTTACCCACGCACCATCACCCCACACACCATCACCCCGCTCACCAGTCCCGTCCCACTCCCACCTACTGGAGCACCCAGCATCGTCCCTGCCCTGCCGCAGCGGCGAGCCCGGCAGGGCACAGCCCAGGTGCTGCGGTTGAAGGCAGCCCCGGTGATTATAATAATTAGCAGTGATAGAAGAGCTACGATCCAGCAGCAGACACGAGGCCTCGCGCACGTTCCCGTCCCTGGTGGTAGGGGCAATCCCGTCCCCGTGTCTCAGAAAAGACCTTAAGCACCTTGTACAACGTGTCTCGAGGGAgctaaccccccccccccactccttCCAGGAACGCACACAAAATCGCCACAGCGACCCCGGTTCTTTTAAATTACcgtcatctttattttcttcacgTATGTGCAAACAGAGGAGATCGCGATGGTGgtgttcttaaaaataaccCAATGTATTTGCATACATTTCCCTATGTACAGGTGAACAGCCACAAGTAGAGTTTTCTTTTGCACAGCAAAAGATCTAGAGCATTGAGAACGGGGACAGGACCGgggcccaaaaaaaaaagggtctaaattaaaaataataataataaaaaaaaatcacaacagtgCAAACCTCTCGGACACGACAGCACGATGGAGTGACTTTAATGTAGAAAacggcgccccccgcccccccccccccccccggatgTGAGATTTCTGACTGTAAACAAGGCGCaacacctccctccctccctccctccccggggAAAGCTATTCCAGGAATTTGGCAGATCTTCAAGGGCTGAGCCGGAGGTAAACAGCCCGCAGCCACCTCCCGTCCTCGGGCCGCGGCAGCCCCCGGTCCCCGGTCCCGGGACGCGGCGGCGCCGCAGGGACCCGGTGCGCTCCCGGAGGGGACCCGGGGGGACGCGGGGGGACCCGGTGCGCTCCCGGAGGGGATCCGGAGTGGCCACCCGAGGGGGGGCCGCGCGGTGCCGCCGGAGGGGTCCCGGTGCTCCCCGGTGAAGCCACGGGCTCCGGCAGGGGGACACCGTGCGCTGGCTGCGGAGGGGACCCGCTGCtcccgggggggctcgggggcacCCCGGCGgcccgggggcggcccggcGGAGCCCCGCACTCCCGGCAGGGGCCGTGCGCTGCCGGGGGGGCCGCCGGTGCCCCGGGCCGAGCCGTGCGCCCCCGGCGCCGCCGTGCGCTCAGCCGGTCTCCGGGTCGCCGGGGGGCGACTGCTCGGCGCCGTTGCAGGCCGGGGCGGCGCCGTCGGGGCCGTTGCTCTCCAGGGAGGACTCGCTGCCCGTGCTCTCCCCGGAGAGCAGCCGCCGGACGCGGAGGTCGGCGCGCAGCGAGCGCAGGTCGTTGCCCAGGCTGAGCTCGCCCAGGTCGCGCAGGAGCTGGCCCAGCTCCGGGGCCTCGCCGCGGCCGGCGCCGGAGCGCAGCAGCTCGCCCTCGGGCTCGCCCAGCGCCTCCAGGATGTCCTCGCAGTCCTCGCAGTGCATGGCccgctcctcctgctcctcgcCCAGCAGGTCCTCGGTGATGGAGCCCAGCTTGGGCGCGCTGCGGCTCCGCTCCACCGGCGGCTTGTAGCAGCACTGCCCGTTGAGCAGCTTGCGCAGCGGCACCAGCGGGATGCTCTGCTCgcccaccagctgctgctgctggtgccgcGCGTCGTCCCGCTTCTTCAGGCGGCGGAACTCAGCCAGCGCCGTGGCCGAGGTCTGGTAGAGCAGCAGGGCCATGGCCTTCGCCTTCTCGGGCTTGGAGACCAGCACAGCGTGGCAGCGCAGCATCACCGCCTTGTGCTTCAGCTCGTGGCGGTAGATCCAGGCGAAGACGCGCGGCAGGCGCGGGTCGGCCACGCAGTAGGTGACACGGTGCAGCAGGTAGAGGTGGCCGGGCCGTCGCAGCCCCTTGTCCTCGGCGTGGGCCATGCGGATGCCCTGCGCGCTGATGGTCAGCTTCATCTTGGTGCCCTGCCGGCCGGCCTCGCTCTTGCTCCAGATCTTGCAGACGGCCAGGTCGGTGCAGCCCTCGCCCTTGGACTGGATGGTGGTGGCGTTGCCCAGGTAGAGCACGGTGTACGTGGGATCCTCGCTGGTCACGCGGAATTTCCGCCGCTTGGAGCGGAACATGCTGCCCACGCGGTGCAGGGCGCTCTCGGGGCACGCTCGAGCCAGCGAGGTGAGCGCCGAGTAGTGCACGCTCACCGCGTAGCCCTTGGCCTTGCCCTGCCGCCTCGCCTCGCCGGCGCCCAGCTCCACCTTGCTCCGCTTCCAGGGCAGCATCGCCCCGCCGAGCCTCGGCTACGCGCCGCGCCGACGGCTCGGGCCGAGGGGGCTCATGCCacggcgggggcggccgggctgcCCGCCCGCCTCACATCCTCGCGGGACCGCGGCCGGAGATATAGGGCGGGCGCCGGCGCTCCGCGGGCGCGGAGAGGGGAGGCCCCGCGCACCGAGGGCGGAGCGCCCGCTGCCCGCGGcccgcggagccgccgccgccgccgccgccgccgccgctccgctctgcgccgccgccgctgctctgcggccccggccccggccccgccaccgccaccgaggggcgggcagggggcggtgtcagccccgccgcgccgccccgcagcgccccggccccgccgccgggcgcCCCCCCCGGGCGCCGCGCCCCGAGCACCGGGCAGCGGGCAGCGCGGAGCCGCAGGGCACCGGGGGGCCGCGGCgaggggagccccccccccacaccgGTGCAGCAGGGAGACCAGAAgcttcctgcagctttctggTACGGGTGCTCGGGCACGTTCCCCTAAAGGAGAGCTTCAGAAAGGCGGTCCCCGGCTGCTCGCCGCAGCTTCCCGCAGCGGTGTCCTGCCCTCTGGGGAGCGAGTCCCGAGCTGCTTTCTCGGGGTCCCTGGACACTTTCTGGGGTGTCCAGAAGTGCTCGACAGAACGGGAGCGAGTACTTATTAATGCGGTAAAACAGGCAAAAGTGCGCTTAAATCGTCTGACAAACCGTTTACAGAGTTTGGATCAATTGGACCAAATTGTCGTTCTTATTATTGCCTCGTGCCACCTAGCAGACTGCTCGGGAACTGCAGGTAACCGCAGCGGCCGGGACCCAACTGCTCGGAGCCCGGCTGCTTCACCTCGAAACCAGCCCCGCACCggggggcagcgctgcagaCGCGGTCCCCAGGGGCCCAGCCCGGGCTGGCGGCAGGGACCCATGACCGCATCTGTTTCCAGAGGCGCTGCTGGGTGTGTGTCTGCAACACACGGCGTTTCCTGTCTCTGGCGGGTCTAGCGCAGCACTTTTGCAGCGCTAGAAAGCCTGTCGCTGGCTCTGGAAAGTGCAGGCTTCATTTTTCGTCCTGGGTGTAAAGCCCTGCACCCTCTGAAGTGCTGTAATGGGCTCAGCACACGTACATGGGGTGGCACTTCCATCCCGTGCTGCCTTCTTGGGGCGCAGGTTTCGGTGTCGCCCCTCACGGAGCCCGacgggtgctgcagctggggagcagcacccaGCGCAGCTGCCTATGGGCCAGCCGAAagtgcagctgcagggaaggcGCCTTGTGGTTTAAACCCTGCCCAAGGATGGAAATTGTCTCAGCTCGGCTCCTAACTGTACTTTCTCACCGTTTGGTGTGCCAGATCATTGCAGCCTTCCATGCTTTGTTAGTGGGCCTGATTAGCATCAGGACCATCTCTGTCTGCTTCGGTTCAGGGCCAACCCTCCTAGCCCCAAgctgggggctgtgctgtggtgtTTCCAGCCCAAGGCTggatggtgctgctgctgggtgtcTGCATGAAGTCTGACAGCACAGAGAGGCTCAGTTATGTCTCGCACACCAGCCCCTAAGCGTGGGGATGCTCCCGTGGATGTCTGCGTTTCGTTGCCAGGAGGGGAACCTGAGGCACAGCacggcagcagccagccctgcagggtCGGGACAAGCACGAGGCTCCCTGCGAGGACGGCAGGACCCGAGCTCTGCAGGGCATGCACGCC
This window harbors:
- the FAM43A gene encoding protein FAM43A, giving the protein MLPWKRSKVELGAGEARRQGKAKGYAVSVHYSALTSLARACPESALHRVGSMFRSKRRKFRVTSEDPTYTVLYLGNATTIQSKGEGCTDLAVCKIWSKSEAGRQGTKMKLTISAQGIRMAHAEDKGLRRPGHLYLLHRVTYCVADPRLPRVFAWIYRHELKHKAVMLRCHAVLVSKPEKAKAMALLLYQTSATALAEFRRLKKRDDARHQQQQLVGEQSIPLVPLRKLLNGQCCYKPPVERSRSAPKLGSITEDLLGEEQEERAMHCEDCEDILEALGEPEGELLRSGAGRGEAPELGQLLRDLGELSLGNDLRSLRADLRVRRLLSGESTGSESSLESNGPDGAAPACNGAEQSPPGDPETG